One region of Chloroflexota bacterium genomic DNA includes:
- the tal gene encoding transaldolase: MNPLKQLQTFGQSIWLDFIRRGMLHDGTLEAFITRDGISGMTSNPSIFEQAIAQSDDYTEAIAALVRAGYNADAIYQTLTVEDVQRAADIFGSVYQETQRRDGYVSLEVDPRLAYDTPGTVEDARRLWAALDRPNVMIKVPATREGLPAIRTLLTEGVNVNVTLLFSVTRYRAVAEAYLEALEARQAQGLPLDGIASVASFFVSRIDTLLDALLDQHPCADARALKGRIAVASAKAAYAVYQEIFHSERFRALEAHGARPQRLLWASTSTKNPAYSDVKYIEALIGPETVSTVPLKTLDAYRDHGRPAERLTQGIPEAQATLAQLAELQIDLEAAMQQLEEEGVQKFIKAFESLMHTLQEAAVRA; this comes from the coding sequence ATGAACCCCCTGAAACAACTGCAAACCTTTGGCCAAAGCATCTGGCTGGATTTCATCCGCCGCGGCATGTTGCACGACGGCACGCTGGAAGCCTTCATCACACGCGACGGCATCTCGGGGATGACCTCCAACCCTTCCATTTTCGAACAAGCCATCGCCCAAAGCGACGATTACACCGAGGCGATTGCAGCACTGGTACGCGCGGGCTACAATGCCGACGCCATCTACCAAACGCTCACCGTGGAAGACGTCCAGCGGGCAGCCGATATTTTCGGCAGCGTGTATCAAGAAACACAGCGTCGCGATGGCTACGTCAGCCTGGAAGTCGATCCCCGGTTGGCCTACGACACCCCCGGCACGGTGGAAGACGCCCGGCGCCTTTGGGCGGCGTTAGACCGCCCCAATGTGATGATCAAAGTCCCCGCCACGCGCGAGGGACTGCCCGCCATTCGGACACTGCTCACCGAAGGCGTGAATGTCAACGTCACCCTGCTGTTCAGCGTCACGCGCTATCGTGCCGTAGCCGAAGCCTACCTGGAAGCCCTGGAAGCCCGCCAGGCCCAGGGTTTGCCGTTAGACGGCATCGCGTCGGTAGCCAGTTTCTTTGTGAGCCGCATTGACACCTTGCTGGACGCCTTGCTCGACCAGCATCCCTGCGCCGACGCCCGCGCGCTGAAAGGCCGCATCGCCGTCGCCAGTGCCAAAGCCGCCTATGCCGTGTATCAAGAAATCTTCCACAGCGAGCGGTTCCGGGCGCTGGAAGCCCACGGTGCACGCCCCCAACGCCTGCTGTGGGCCAGCACCAGCACCAAAAACCCGGCTTACAGCGACGTGAAATACATCGAGGCCCTCATTGGCCCGGAAACCGTTTCCACCGTTCCGCTGAAAACCTTAGACGCCTACCGTGACCACGGCCGTCCGGCCGAGCGCCTCACCCAGGGCATTCCTGAGGCCCAGGCCACGTTAGCCCAACTGGCTGAACTGCAAATTGACCTGGAAGCCGCCATGCAGCAATTGGAAGAGGAAGGTGTGCAAAAATTCATCAAGGCTTTTGAAAGCCTGATGCACACCCTGCAGGAAGCCGCCGTGCGTGCCTAA